The Apium graveolens cultivar Ventura chromosome 10, ASM990537v1, whole genome shotgun sequence nucleotide sequence ccataattacattcaacctccccttctgtaattcttgttgtattgttagggaataacaattagTGATATTGTTCCACGTAATGTACTATTTAAAAAATGTCAAATATCTTGAAGAAAATAAGATGtatctttatttaaatatatttgatatagtaaataaaaaattgatttataatagtcaaattaccCAAATTTTCACCAAATATTAAAATTCATCACAACTTAATCTTAGAATTGTCAATTTGAGTTAGtcttgttattttattttttattacttttaaaaataaaaattatatatcaaagtaaattaaatatattttgcattaaaatattattttttcaaaaCTACTTTCAAagatataatatattaaaattttagtcaaattttatttgatttgaaGGTGAAAAGTCAAAGCTCGAGAAATAACTAAGAACAAATAAAGATTTAAAAAATGTTACATTAAATCAGAAAAAATTGATCACTATATAATATTTTATGGTCTCTAAGGCCATCTCCAACAGTTGTGATCCAAAAGTTCAAATTTGGATCACCAACTGATCCAAATACTGATCCAAATTTCTGACCAACTCCAACAGCGTGATCCAAATATTTGATCCAAATTactttttacatataataatatattaatataatattaagcaattttatcttaaatttatcatttattcattattaacaatttatataacatttcataaattaattaaatcaaaagaattaatacacataaaaatattaaaattgtgcacttaatttacgaaaaacacatttattgcaataattaacatacaaaatatCATTGATACACACTAATTTAACGAATTAGTATATTCTTCCACAAATGCTCAATGTGCAATATGTGTCTCTTTATGGGAATTTGTTCGTGGTGAACATATGAGAATTATGGAAAAAAAGACTAAAAAACAGGGATTAACAACTCAAAATCAACTCAAAatcaaggaaatgaagatgaaggTTAAGGATCTCAAAATAATATGAACATCTATCGACAATATTTTGATTATCTCGGAGGAAACATAAATAGTTTGTCCGACTAAATCAAAATTTTATGTTTTCTAGTATAGTTTTCGAGTCATTTTGTGTGTTGTAATTTCTTGTATGCATTTTATGTACTTTTTATTTTATGCACTGTACTTCTAtttaaattttaatgaaatttGTTAACTATTTATTATATtctgttattaattatataattaaaaaaatcaaaaatcaatttaaaatctcataaactacaaataacaaaactattattttatattaaaccaagtgatccaaatttggatcattATTGAAATGAAATTTAAGATAATCTTCCCCAAATTTGGATATTTGGATCAATGTTGGATTTGTCCTAAGAATTTAAAGGCATCTAAAAAATATTCTTAAAAAGAATAGTATACCTTTTGAAGCAACGGTGCAAGTAGTATTATATTAATTCTAATACTATAAACTTTAACATATTCAGAAAAAATAATAACATTCCTGTAATCATTTTATACCATCTTTGTTGTACTTTAAAATATACGATTTTCCCGATTTTACTTTTACACTTCCACAATAAACTAATATTTcatattaattcaaataaattttaaaaaatttcaacTATAAAACCTAATTTAATGCTTCCACAATGGGCTAATATGTGATATGTTAATATAAACAAAATTTTAGAACTCCACCTAACCTAAGAGTTAGCATATATATAAAAATTGTTTGGTATATTTCAAAAATTTACCGTGTGTGAAACACGAGCTATATTACTagtataaaatataattttatatcttattttttattatttttctcaatataaatttaaatattaaatttttattcagaatattttttttaaaatataatttataaaattatattaaataagaGTCTTAAACTGCTTACTGAAACATCCCTCTCAAATATAAAGAATTGAGAGAGGGCGGAGGCAATATATATTTGTAAATGCTAGAAACTTTGTCCATTCAGATTATGTTCTTAATTTTGTACCAATGAAAAATTTTTGAGGCATAAAAAGAGCAGTTTCATATTAACATAAGTGAGTAACACATCATTATTAAATTTCTGCATTCAACACCAATTATCTTAGTCTTTTTACTAATTTCTCAAATTCGTTCGTCTAGCTGTATGAGAGTCTAGTGTGTTTTGATACACACCATTATTAAAATTGTGCATTGGACACTGATTATCTTAGTCTTTTTACTAATTTCTCAAATTCGTTCATGTAGCTGTACGAGAGGCTAGTGTGTTTTGATACTtagatataaaaaaaattatgttattAATTCATCGATAATTGATATGACATGTATGCTCAATTTTTCGTATACATCTGAAAAATGATGTATTTATGATGCTCAATCCTACACTGCATGGTTAgattatttttatgaaaatagCATTTCAGAAAAACAAAAAATGATGAGCTATTTTTTTGTACGTGTTGATTTAGTTTTGATTATTTTTGGGAGTATGTAAGATTTGTTTTGGCgctgaagaaaaagaaaagaaggcAGAAAGTATGGTGAAAAATCAGACGGAAAACTAAGACAGGTCCATATAAATACACAAGTAGTTTATTTATATCCAAGCAGAATGAAACAAGTGTAATAACCTCATTCACATAACTGATTCTAACTGCCAATCCACTTTCCTTTTTTCACTTTCCCCTTGTCTTTGAAATTTCACACAGCATGTTCCCCTCTCTCTACTCTTctacaaaccctaaccctaattctctccatttCCAATGTCAACACCCACCACCTCCTCTCCAAATCTATCACTTCCCACTTCCCATTTTACCCCTCCTACTTTCCCTTTTTTACACTTGTCACCCCTTCCCTCCAAATTCAAGAAACTCCCATTAACTAAAATCCTCTCTTCTCAAACCCCAAGCCCTCCTTCTTCTGACAAGGCATTTGATATTGTTTCCATTCTTCTTGCGATACCCAATTGGGCTGATAAGAATCAAGAAAGGCGAATGAAGACCAAAAGATTGTTGTATAAGCCTGAGGATTGGGTGCAACATAGGAGTTCTTTAAGGCACATTAGGCATTTGTTGTCCAGTTTGAATTCGAGGGTGGTTTTGTCGTTGGTTCCTCCCGTGATCGCGTTTACGTCGGTTGCCATTGTCGTTGCTACTTATAATTCTGCGGTTTTGTTGCATTGGTTGCCTGAGTTTTTTCCCGTTTTGAGGGCTTCTTCTTTGCCTTATCAGTTGACTGCGCCTGCATTGGCGCTTTTGTTAGTGTTTAGGACTGAGGCTTCGTATTCGAGGTATGAAGAAGGGAGGAAGGCTTGGACTAAGGTCATTTCTGGGACTAATGATTTTGCAAGGCAAGTGATTTCTAGTGTTGATCTTTCGAGTGATGTGTTGGTGAAGAATGCGCTTTTGCAATATATCATGGCATTTCCGGTTGCTCTTAAGGTATAGTATTAGTTATCTTGATTTCTGTTATTCTCCTTATAGTTTTATATATGTTTGTGGGAATATTAGTTTCAAAATATTGCTTTCTTGGTTCTTATCTATTTTCTAGTTAGTTTATAGGTACTAGGGGAGCGGGAGCGAGGCTCCGAACTCATGACCTTGTCATGCCCCTTGGGGGTTGGAGGGTGGGGGACTAGTCAATCTTTGAACCGTCTTTATGTTTCTAGTTGATGtctagttatatatatatatatatattgcctCTTTGAAAGAAATGGCTTAGGTATTTTAAAAGTTGCTTAAAGTGATGCACAGTTACACTATATAGTCTTGGAAGTTTTAAATTGGTAAAAGGTTGTATGTTTAGCTTAAACTCTGTTTTTTCCTGTTGCAACTTCTGTTTTTTCATTTTGCTTTGCTGGCTGACTTTAGAAACTTCCTTACAGTAAAATCTGCAGAGACTTATAAGATGGGGCTACATTCTTATGGAAGGCATTGTAATATTAGCACATAAATATCTTGACTTGACAAAGAGTTCTTAATTGGTTATTCTTAATGCAAAAAGTAACCTACAGCTTTTCTTGCAGTGTCATGTGATTCATGGTTCAGATATTGCGCAAGACCTCCAAACTTTGATTGAGCCTGAAGATCTCTCAGTAATTGTCAGTTCAACGCATCGTCCCCGTTGCATTATTGATTTCATCTCGCAAACCCTCCGGATGCTAAATTTGGAGGAGTCAAAGCTAAATGTGCTGGTAATTGCTTATCTGATGTATTTTATGTCTGCCTAATCAAATTAACCAAAGTTTAAACATATGAGCGAATCTGCATCTGAATTTCTTTCCAGTTCCACGGCCTCAATCCACTCCCGCTGAGACAACATCAAGGCCCTTAAATGATTAAGAATAAGAATTCACACCACACCAACCCAAAATATACTAGacattcttaattttataaattcATAGGCTAGTATTGTGAGAAGCATTTGCAGACAAGGTGGTTAAATGGTAACTGAAATGTTGATGCCAATATTCAGTGGTAGAGACTAAGCAAGTCAGCATTGTGGCAGAGATATTCAGTTATTCTTAATTTGATCGGGTGCATCCTGTTGCAGGAATCAAAGATATCTTGCTTTTATGAAGGCATTGGTATCTGTGAACAGCTTATTGGCATTCCCATTCCTCTGTCATACACTCGCTTGACCTCAAGGTTTTTGGTCCTCTGGCATTTTTCACTTCCCATAATACTCTGGGATGATTGCAACTGGATTGTGGTTCCTGCTACCTTTATAAGCGCTGCTTCTTTGTTCTGCATAGAGGAGGTATGTTTCTCTCTCATGTATGAGTCTATTTGTGCATCAGATATCGTTTGCACAGAAAGTATTTCTATATCCACATGCGTTGATCAGTAAATAATATAGCTTATCCCTTGACCTGTCCAATATATTTAATAAAGATAATTTGGCATGGAATAGTTTCCACCACTGTTGTTGCTCAGTCTTGTAGTAAATTCTCTTTTTACTAAGAGATTCCTATCAGGGATTAGTTTTTTAATGTATAATGAATCTTCACAGGTTGGTGTGCTGATTGAGGAGCCTTTCCCGATGCTTCCTCTTGATGAGCTGTTGAAACTGTTACAGAACAACATCCAGGAAGCAATGGAAAATGAACTGATGATTCGCCAACTTATTACGAAAAGAAAGAATCGCTCCAGAAAGCCTTCGCCAAATGGACAACCTACCACCTAGGTTTGAAGTAAGACGATTATCTAAGCTGTTCAAACTTGGTAAGATTGGCTGCACATGATGTACTGGAAGTTACACATCCCATATATAGTAAGTATAAGAGCACTTGTAAAGATGAACTGCATTGCCGTATATGCTCGAAGCTTGTTTTGACCAATGTATATATAACAAACTCTTGCGTCTTTAGATAAAAATGCACTATTAGACCTACCATTTTATGTCGAAATGTAGATCCTACCATATTTTCTGCATTGGACCATTTTTAACAATTTTGTCGGGAATTTCCTCACAAAGGCATGCACATCCACTAATTAGACCTCTTATGAAATGCAGATCAGAAGACACCGTCAATGTGATGGCTAGATgtaaatttgaattaaatattagAACATAGGCCACAATGACAAGTTACGAAATAAGTTCTTTAAAGATCCCGGAATCAGTAGAATACCGCGCATGAGGCTCCCTCAGTAACATGCCGGAACAAGACTCCCTTATCAGTAGGGTCCTGGAAAAGTCTTAATGAAATATGTCAGACTTTTCATTATATTTTCTATGTTGGGGGTAGACAGTAGACATAGAGATGGAGGTGACCTCCAGTTTTTGAACATGAACAAAATAATTTTTAACTTGTATATTCAGATCTACATTTTTATAGTCCCCTCCCCTTCATCATATTTCACCTTGAAAACCACCAATGTTGTCTCAGTTTTTTCGGGGATTTTGACATTTATTTTGCCTGCATAAACTGCAAACCAAGACGGCAAGACCTATCTGGAAGTGAACTGGAATTTCTGAACGAGTCTTCTAATTAAATTGGAGGGAAACCTTCTTTAGAATGTTAAAAACAAAAAAGATTGTCTGAGCCCAGGTTCGAACTGGGGACCTTTAGTGTGTGAGACTAACGTGATAACCAACTACACCACCCAGACAGCCGTGAAAGATGAGTTTATATTAAAAGATGTCTATGGACAAATTGAGGGACATGGACCCTTAATATCACAATTTGGAAAAAAAATGCATAAAATCTCACGCGTGCAAGCAATGACCTTTTTTTATCACACAAAAGTGCAAGTTTTTTTTTGCGTTTCCATTTTTGAAAAGACAACACATTTTAATTTTGCGTTTCCTTGGAAGTTAAGACCTGAAAACGCATGTTAAATATTCGTTATGTGCAAATGCATGTAATATATTTATTACTCTGAAAATgacaaaataatattaaattaactGAGGATATAAACACATAGAAAATATGCATTACACTGAAAACACATTAATTATATGTGTTATCGTATAAACGCATTAAAAGCTACGTTAGACAGAATACcacaattaattatttttattaaaaagtCAAATAGGGGTAAACGCACTTGTTACATATTGAGTGCTATGAAATGTAACATAGAGATGGGTGAATGTGTTTCCTAGATTTTTCTTTGTTTTTAAGGTAGTTGGATTATGGTTGAACAAAGCAGATGAGATATGTAAAGATATTATGTTTCACAATCACACAAAGCacacaatatcaaaaactcacttaattgtattaattaagtttgtcttgttacaaatttgtgttcttaagaaaataagaactcagcttctattttgagagaatacaaaaaaatctagatttgtttgttacttctaaattAAGGACCCGTGCATGGTTTATAGACTAGAAACACGgatttacaaaacttgcactaaaatgtactaaaccaatttctaaagcaatACTGTCTATTTTCTTTTCGGGTGTTAGCAATTTTTTTGCAGAATCatgcaggtctgtgaccacccATTGTCCAGTGAATCCgggcccttgatcttgtattcttcaaactgcttttgtagactttccagTTTGTgagtgaattgtttgttgactgataatcttgaatcttgaacttgtatgtattctgaatttgagatagtatgtcgagatctccaattattctatagagaagtgacatatcaataagtataatgacttatcaatatctttgagttctctataagtatatttgacttgtcgagatctccagttttttATATgtgaaatgacttttcgatatctctgagatctctacatgtagaagtgacttgtcgatatctctgagatctctgtATACACCATTCGACTTAtcgatatatctgagatctctatatgagaaattgacttgtcgatatctccagttctctacatcttcatttgacttgtcgatatctctgagacttctctctaagtcattctggaattctctacaagtcattttgggcttctcgaatgacttcttgatataccttgatatgtgacttgtcgatatcttgacttataacatttttcctagaacaacattattcaactccaagcttcaaCACCTTTTCTCTCaggcatgatcatgacttgatcttctttcagagtttattccttaacttgaaactattcacagaaaaatcccccaATCTAATTTACTaaacacttttacagacttaaggaATACAATTATAGAATACAAATATTGAGTatcatataacttaatcttagggatgtcaatatgacttagtcttattattatacttgcatgtcttgcacaacaatctccccctatttgtgaGATAATTGCttattgttagggcgaaatcacgcactaatattcacgcaagtatacgcgttcgcaagtaatatagaatactttctagttcgttccctcagagactcagactaatttattgtctaattaaactcactcaccaatgtatgattacttctcaatgttaagataacacttaaaattgttgattaaatattaactataattaactacttaattaaccacttaactaacacttcaatttatcaataataaaacactcatgagatcacaacttcattattacttccttctatagccattgttattacctttagcatgtgacaatgatgatattaatcaaataacacgaaactgataaaagccaactttcattgtactaataccattctaccaagcatccacaattaagatagaagttgaatattcatcaattatgttaagttcctatatgtctacagaaattgacaacacaacgatttaagcacaagttattcctttttgattacatagggcaaataaaactgttagagttacccactaatcatgcacaacgtacatgaacctatgctagcatggcaagttctaaatctcaagatccaccgtcgcttcacaagagattaacaccctatcttatatgttcgcgacgcacataagacgaatacgcacaaccaatactagatatcatgcaatcatcacatactaaagtattaaacaattaactaaagaattccataataaatccgttgcaaccccatgatcacgattagcccataatagaacttatcgccatcatgggttcatatgaaatcatgataaacgacacaagaaaataataactaaactaattatattaaaacagagtacgtcacaagagtaaataagtcaaagcaagaaaactagcatccaacgttacaacgaaacaagaatcacaagaatatatgcttcctcttcgttgcggtgtgctaaatcggtcttcttccttatctccttcgcttcttgcaaaacacaatctaaaacataatctctttcatattctctatgaaaacgtctcaaatctacttatataatagtcccataaaactcagattacatagaagttggaagccaaacagaaataattcagctttttccccgaccctgcgcggccgctcagcatttttgcgcgggcgcgcaaggctgctgcgcggccgctcagcattgctgcgcgggcgcgcaggaccctactggaaaaattccaggtttgctccgtttcttcgccgtaatctgcccgttcttttcctctcgcaatggtgaacacatgccaaggcttattcttgatgattcttcctccgaaatgcaactaataccctgaaatgcataaacactagaaaaacgcatcaaatacacaaaatacttgatttcaagacaccaatttaagccattttaagacgttctaagtggtataaaatgccacttatcacacccccaaacttaaatcgatgcttgtcctcaagcgtcacagactcaaaacaactaaaaatatgcatgaatgcaatctatatgaaaatgcaacgatcccccttactacaattaaccaaccaaattgtcatgtctcaacgaatgcagttagacactaaagatcaataaactcatgcaaacggacatacagccagaaacgtggtgtgtgcaaatgcttaacagatatgcttcggaactagaccaatta carries:
- the LOC141693355 gene encoding voltage-dependent chloride channel 1, chloroplastic-like, whose amino-acid sequence is MSTPTTSSPNLSLPTSHFTPPTFPFLHLSPLPSKFKKLPLTKILSSQTPSPPSSDKAFDIVSILLAIPNWADKNQERRMKTKRLLYKPEDWVQHRSSLRHIRHLLSSLNSRVVLSLVPPVIAFTSVAIVVATYNSAVLLHWLPEFFPVLRASSLPYQLTAPALALLLVFRTEASYSRYEEGRKAWTKVISGTNDFARQVISSVDLSSDVLVKNALLQYIMAFPVALKCHVIHGSDIAQDLQTLIEPEDLSVIVSSTHRPRCIIDFISQTLRMLNLEESKLNVLESKISCFYEGIGICEQLIGIPIPLSYTRLTSRFLVLWHFSLPIILWDDCNWIVVPATFISAASLFCIEEVGVLIEEPFPMLPLDELLKLLQNNIQEAMENELMIRQLITKRKNRSRKPSPNGQPTT